In Deltaproteobacteria bacterium, the genomic stretch ACCTCCAAAAGCGCCTCCCATAGAGATTATCCTTCTTGATGTGGCCATGCCGGATATTGACGGTATTGAAGCCTGCCGGTATATTAAGAGTTTCGATCTTTTTTACGATATTCCCGTTGTCATGATTTCAGCCATGGAAGAGGAAGAGGTGGTTGCTCTTGCCCTGGAAGCAGGCGCAGTAGAATTTGTGCATAAACCGATTAGAAAGCTTGAACTCATTGCCCGGGTGCGCGCAATTTTGAGGCTGAAAAGAGAAATCGATTCCCGCAAGCTCCATGAAGAAAAAGTCATGGAGCTTGCAAAAAAACTTGCCAAGCAGAATGAACTCTTAAAAAAACTCTCTGCAACGGACAGCCTGACGGGCATTGCCAACAGGCGCTCATTTTTCGAGCATGTAAAGGAAGAGTGGAAGCGTTCCATCAGGAATAAACGATCCCTGTCAATTCTTATGGTCGATGTGGACCATTTCAAGCATTTCAACGATACCTACGGCCATCATTCGGGAGATGATTGCCTGAAACTCGTTTCAAGTACCATTCATTCGCTCCTTAACCGGCCCGGTGATCTTATTGCACGCTATGGTGGTGAAGAATTTATCATCATTCTCCCCGATACCCATTTGAAAGGCGCTGAAATTATTGCCAACGCGGTGAGAAGCAAGGTTGAGGACCTGGCTATTTATCATGGTGATATTCCCACCGGTAATTGTGTGACGATAAGTATCGGCATTGCTTCTATTGAGCCGACTAAGGAAAATGAAGTGTCAAAGATTATAAAAGCTGCCGACAAGGCCCTCTACAGGGCAAAGGCAGAAGGAAGGAATCGCGTTGTTACTGCTGTGGAGGGGGATATCGATAATGGGGCATGACCACCTTTATTCTTCTCCTCACGGGATGAGGGGCGTTGTTCTTATTTCTTGTAACAGCCTTCCAGTATTTCCATTGCTTCGTTGATTTCCTGCAACTTCTCCTTATCACCGCCCCTGTCGGGGTGAATTTTTTTAGCCAGCTCCCGGTATCGTTTTCTTATCTCATCAAAGCGGGCGCCCTCTTCCAATCCGAGAACCTTGAGCGCCTCTATTCGCTTGTCCCTTGCAAAATAGATTTTCCAGAATTGATTGAGCATATCCTCAACATCATCTGATGTGGTTTGCTCCAGGTTAGCCATATCGAGGTAATAGTCGCGCAGGCTTGCATGGCTGTTATCTGCCGGCAATTTCCCGCTGTTTTCAGATGACGGCGATCTCAGTTGAATATGCAGAGGGCTGATTTCAAGAACTTTTCCTGTTTTTTCAGGGAGTTTGAGTTGCAGTTCATAGAGGGCATTAAAGAGGAGAAAGTGGCTTCTAAAGAGGGCCAGGTTGTTGTGTCCAAAATCTTGCGGGATTTGGCCTGTTTTCCCTTTCAGCTCCTGCATCATA encodes the following:
- a CDS encoding diguanylate cyclase, with the translated sequence MSILIVDDSEEMRALYRAYLKEAGFKSPVIVDSALAAYEKLGIRKDSAPPKAPPIEIILLDVAMPDIDGIEACRYIKSFDLFYDIPVVMISAMEEEEVVALALEAGAVEFVHKPIRKLELIARVRAILRLKREIDSRKLHEEKVMELAKKLAKQNELLKKLSATDSLTGIANRRSFFEHVKEEWKRSIRNKRSLSILMVDVDHFKHFNDTYGHHSGDDCLKLVSSTIHSLLNRPGDLIARYGGEEFIIILPDTHLKGAEIIANAVRSKVEDLAIYHGDIPTGNCVTISIGIASIEPTKENEVSKIIKAADKALYRAKAEGRNRVVTAVEGDIDNGA
- a CDS encoding DnaJ domain-containing protein, which encodes MREDKDFFKTAILAILEKFPAGISEYNMMQELKGKTGQIPQDFGHNNLALFRSHFLLFNALYELQLKLPEKTGKVLEISPLHIQLRSPSSENSGKLPADNSHASLRDYYLDMANLEQTTSDDVEDMLNQFWKIYFARDKRIEALKVLGLEEGARFDEIRKRYRELAKKIHPDRGGDKEKLQEINEAMEILEGCYKK